One genomic region from Gemmatimonadaceae bacterium encodes:
- a CDS encoding type II secretion system F family protein, which translates to MSITRVLDAFETLCPERWRGPLVDVRARVRNGASLATAIEQSSLRLPADAIGMIRAGEERGALAEAVQQAAAQATQDAQARSAVMQALSYPALLSAAGLATLAVMATVVLPRFSVLLEDAGVALPRSTSLLMATGDVAGRAALPLGLLAIAGGYAAAHVLQDAHHRERWHELLLNVPVVGALRRRLASARLTAILASLLNAGVSLPRALEIGAAALGDEAIRQRTLAARAAILGGQGLGSALAQTGTLTDTAQRLVGAGEAGGRLTEMLRHAAELDQRAALDGLRVAVRLIEPALVLMVGGLIALMAATLLQTMYALRP; encoded by the coding sequence ATGTCGATCACGCGCGTGCTCGATGCCTTCGAGACGCTGTGCCCGGAGCGCTGGCGTGGGCCGTTGGTCGACGTGCGTGCGCGCGTACGCAACGGCGCGTCCCTGGCAACGGCGATCGAGCAGTCGTCGTTGCGACTGCCCGCCGACGCGATTGGCATGATACGCGCCGGCGAAGAGCGTGGAGCGCTCGCGGAGGCGGTGCAGCAGGCGGCGGCACAGGCTACGCAGGACGCGCAGGCGCGCAGTGCCGTCATGCAAGCGCTCTCCTATCCCGCGCTGCTGTCAGCGGCCGGACTTGCAACCCTCGCCGTGATGGCCACGGTGGTACTGCCCAGGTTCTCGGTCTTGCTCGAAGACGCTGGAGTGGCGCTCCCACGGTCCACCTCTCTCCTCATGGCAACGGGTGACGTCGCAGGTCGGGCGGCGCTGCCCCTCGGCCTGCTTGCGATCGCTGGTGGCTACGCAGCGGCTCACGTTCTCCAGGATGCGCACCATCGGGAGAGATGGCACGAACTTCTCCTGAACGTACCAGTGGTGGGAGCGTTGCGACGTCGCCTGGCAAGCGCGAGGCTTACCGCGATCCTGGCCAGCCTGCTCAATGCGGGCGTGTCGTTACCGCGCGCGCTGGAGATTGGCGCCGCCGCCCTTGGGGATGAGGCGATCCGTCAGCGCACACTCGCTGCGCGTGCGGCCATCCTCGGTGGTCAGGGCCTGGGCAGTGCGCTCGCGCAGACGGGAACACTCACGGATACTGCCCAGCGTTTGGTGGGAGCCGGTGAGGCGGGAGGTCGCCTCACGGAAATGCTTCGCCACGCGGCAGAACTCGACCAGCGCGCCGCGCTCGACGGGCTCCGCGTGGCAGTGCGCCTCATCGAGCCTGCACTGGTGCTCATGGTCGGGGGATTGATCGCGCTCATGGCAGCCACGCTGCTTCAGACCATGTACGCGCTCCGGCCATGA
- a CDS encoding type II secretion system protein has translation MTRRGFSLLEVIVVTAILGLLGVVALGSRMTPRERGVRADQEVALRRRAVNDGRPHTDTVRVGDQVMLITAYPDGRVTQADPRAGAGS, from the coding sequence ATGACGCGCCGAGGCTTTTCCTTGCTGGAGGTCATCGTCGTCACGGCGATCCTCGGGTTGCTTGGCGTCGTTGCATTGGGCTCGCGGATGACACCACGTGAGCGCGGCGTGCGCGCTGACCAAGAGGTCGCGCTGCGCCGGCGCGCGGTGAACGATGGCAGGCCGCACACGGACACGGTCCGCGTCGGCGACCAGGTCATGCTGATCACGGCGTATCCTGACGGCCGGGTGACGCAGGCGGATCCTCGCGCGGGAGCAGGGTCATGA
- a CDS encoding prepilin-type N-terminal cleavage/methylation domain-containing protein, giving the protein MRGRKGLTLIEVLLALVVASTILLMARHLMSVATTALDRAKDDASPVDAAYVALRTLFLHASSGEFGALLGDENRLAFRSQCDAPGGWLEACDAELTIEQGDDGCSLHLSAGGSPVAIASRQPCGLRYLVTAAGGGEWASTWTDAAHRPVAVEVVAGGDTLIFRVGGRS; this is encoded by the coding sequence ATGCGAGGAAGGAAGGGTCTCACCCTGATCGAAGTGCTCCTCGCGCTTGTGGTGGCGTCCACGATCCTGCTCATGGCGCGCCACCTCATGTCAGTTGCCACCACGGCACTGGACCGCGCCAAGGATGACGCGTCGCCTGTCGACGCAGCGTACGTCGCATTACGGACGCTGTTCCTGCATGCGTCGTCTGGAGAGTTCGGGGCGCTACTGGGCGACGAGAACAGGCTCGCATTTCGGAGTCAGTGCGACGCACCAGGAGGCTGGCTCGAGGCGTGCGATGCCGAACTGACGATCGAGCAGGGCGACGACGGATGCAGCCTGCATCTCAGCGCCGGCGGCAGCCCTGTCGCCATCGCGTCCCGGCAACCGTGCGGGTTGCGATACCTGGTGACCGCGGCGGGCGGCGGAGAATGGGCATCGACGTGGACCGATGCAGCGCACCGTCCCGTCGCGGTCGAAGTCGTCGCTGGTGGCGACACGCTGATCTTTCGCGTAGGCGGGAGATCATGA
- a CDS encoding general secretion pathway protein GspK, translating into MTRSRSGFVLLVLLPALVVAGAVVAAVEFETRGAMRREANVSARLEAEWLAEGCALEVRFQASRSMAEAPSSRGGADVVWRHLDREVASMGAASECSWALTPGGTRMNLTRLDEHALATGLVAAGHGRSEAGDLAAAILDWVDADTVPRPRGAEASWYDHAGRPLPANRPLQSLHELQWVRGGAGTVAHSLLSLDNEPINLRHAPVWVLATLPGATPALINRWLDARARDLPMPEIEQVAMGLPADARRELDENLAALRAAIVPEPPSWHLSVEVARAHGVGVRLEQRLVRAIGRIAVQGERRTWR; encoded by the coding sequence ATGACGCGGTCGCGCTCAGGCTTCGTGCTGTTGGTGCTTCTGCCTGCGCTGGTTGTGGCCGGGGCAGTGGTGGCGGCGGTGGAATTCGAGACGCGGGGCGCGATGAGGCGTGAGGCGAATGTGTCGGCGCGGCTCGAGGCGGAATGGCTGGCGGAGGGTTGTGCGCTCGAGGTGCGGTTCCAGGCCAGCAGGAGCATGGCAGAGGCGCCGTCATCACGAGGAGGCGCCGACGTGGTATGGCGTCACCTGGACCGTGAAGTCGCCTCCATGGGCGCTGCGTCGGAGTGTTCGTGGGCGCTGACTCCGGGTGGAACCCGGATGAACCTCACTCGGCTCGACGAGCACGCCCTGGCGACCGGCCTCGTTGCCGCGGGGCATGGTCGCTCTGAAGCCGGCGACCTGGCGGCAGCAATCCTTGATTGGGTAGACGCTGATACGGTGCCTCGCCCGCGCGGTGCAGAAGCGTCGTGGTACGACCATGCTGGTCGACCGCTGCCTGCAAACAGACCACTGCAGTCGCTGCATGAACTCCAGTGGGTACGGGGTGGCGCGGGGACTGTTGCACACTCGCTGCTTAGCCTGGACAATGAACCAATCAACCTCCGGCACGCTCCAGTGTGGGTCCTGGCCACGCTGCCTGGAGCGACGCCAGCGCTGATCAACCGGTGGCTCGACGCGCGAGCGCGCGACCTCCCCATGCCGGAGATCGAGCAGGTCGCCATGGGGCTTCCTGCCGATGCCCGGAGAGAACTCGACGAGAACCTCGCTGCACTACGAGCGGCAATCGTTCCCGAGCCGCCTTCGTGGCATCTCTCGGTGGAAGTCGCTCGTGCACATGGCGTGGGTGTGCGGCTGGAGCAGCGGCTGGTGCGCGCCATCGGCCGGATCGCGGTGCAGGGAGAGCGTCGCACATGGCGCTGA
- a CDS encoding type II secretion system protein GspD: MRRVLVGALLCASSALSAQVTDTTRATGDSVSVRLIDVELRTVVQSLARYLDRPLMFGTLPSQRVSFETPSAVPRTRILTLLAGLLESNGLRLVVDTAFYSVRPVREPSEQPAGGDSARARGPTELFVVRLRHARASEVAATVNSLYGRPSSFGEIKTPPSTLGGELRANLVPEAGTPPPQAVAAIAGREASFTGEVTIMPDPRANSLLVRATRSDFELIEAAVRELDVRPLQVLIELLIAEVRRDRSLSFGVESTLPKQNLPSSGTSISASTTGLGLGDFVLRLMEIGGVNVDATLRAAASRGDVTIVSRPVVITANNQPAQILVGSQRPFVQVSRALPTDSPLRDQVVQYKEVGTKLSVLPTISDDGYVMLEVTQEVNAATAETQFDAPVISTRHVQTRLLVRNGQTVALGGLTDQQRDQNRSGVPILSGIPIIGGLFGKSVKRTTETELFLFLTPRVLRSDEDADSVTTPMKTRAERLKP; encoded by the coding sequence TTGAGGCGCGTCCTCGTGGGTGCCCTGCTGTGCGCCTCGTCGGCGCTGTCAGCGCAGGTGACAGATACGACGCGTGCGACAGGCGACAGTGTCTCGGTGCGGCTGATCGACGTGGAACTGCGCACCGTGGTCCAGTCGCTGGCGCGCTACCTGGATCGGCCATTGATGTTCGGGACGCTGCCGTCGCAACGGGTGTCCTTTGAAACCCCGTCAGCGGTGCCTCGCACACGGATTCTCACGTTGCTCGCGGGTCTCCTGGAGAGCAACGGCCTGCGCCTCGTCGTGGATACGGCCTTCTACTCGGTGCGACCGGTGCGAGAGCCCTCTGAGCAACCTGCGGGCGGAGATTCTGCACGAGCTCGTGGGCCGACTGAGCTATTCGTCGTGCGCCTCCGCCACGCGCGGGCAAGCGAAGTGGCGGCGACGGTGAACTCGTTGTATGGGAGGCCTTCGTCGTTTGGCGAGATCAAGACGCCGCCATCGACGCTGGGTGGGGAGCTGCGCGCCAACCTGGTTCCCGAAGCAGGCACTCCGCCACCGCAAGCCGTGGCAGCAATTGCGGGACGCGAGGCGAGCTTCACCGGCGAGGTCACTATCATGCCCGACCCGCGCGCGAACAGCCTGCTCGTGCGTGCGACCCGCAGCGACTTCGAGCTGATCGAGGCGGCGGTGCGGGAACTCGATGTGCGGCCACTGCAGGTGTTGATCGAGCTGCTGATCGCCGAGGTGCGCCGCGACCGCAGCCTGAGCTTCGGCGTCGAATCCACGTTGCCCAAGCAGAACCTCCCATCGAGTGGAACGTCGATCTCGGCGTCTACGACAGGGCTCGGGCTCGGTGACTTCGTTCTGCGCTTGATGGAGATCGGAGGCGTCAACGTCGACGCCACGTTGCGTGCGGCGGCCTCACGTGGCGACGTGACGATCGTGTCGCGGCCCGTGGTGATCACGGCGAACAACCAGCCAGCCCAGATCCTCGTGGGGAGCCAACGGCCCTTCGTTCAGGTGTCGCGCGCCCTGCCCACCGATTCACCGCTGCGTGATCAGGTCGTGCAGTACAAGGAAGTCGGTACGAAGCTCTCAGTGCTGCCGACGATTTCTGACGACGGCTACGTAATGCTCGAAGTGACGCAGGAAGTGAATGCCGCGACCGCGGAGACACAGTTCGACGCGCCGGTGATCTCGACTCGGCATGTGCAAACGCGGCTCCTGGTGCGCAATGGCCAGACGGTGGCGTTGGGTGGGCTGACCGACCAGCAGCGCGACCAGAACCGCAGCGGCGTGCCAATCCTGTCGGGGATCCCGATCATCGGCGGCTTGTTTGGAAAGTCCGTCAAGCGAACCACGGAAACGGAGCTGTTCCTGTTCCTGACCCCGCGGGTGCTTCGCAGTGACGAAGACGCCGATTCCGTGACTACGCCCATGAAGACCAGGGCCGAGCGACTCAAGCCATGA